AGGAAGCCGGATCCGGGCAGGCCGGTCCCGGAGACAAGCGGGGCTTTTCCTTCCCGCCGCAGGCAGGGGTCCCCGGGCCAGCTCCGTGGGGAGCCGTCCAgggccccgctcctccccctgctgcccgGGCCCGCTcgcccagcccggcccggcccggccccgcccggggAGCCGAGGGGAGGAGGCAGTCAGCTGCTGTCCCTTTAACAGGCGCTGGCGCGGAGCGGAGTTCAGGCCGGGGTCAGGGGGAGTTCGCAGCCCGGGCTTTACCTTTGCGCCGAGCCGTGCGCCGGCGGCACATGCTGCGCCCCGGAGCGGCCGCCGGGCCTGGCACGCAGGGCGCAGCGACCGCCGGGGGAGGCAGCGCCTTGGCAGCAGAGTCCGTAGAGCTGGCATGGGCCGGAGGCGCCGGCTGGCGGCGGGGAGCGCACGGCGGGGACccaggggctgaggctgctgctgcGGGGATATGAGAGTCCGCAGAGACCTCGGCTGGCTGGCGGAAGCGACGGAGCCCCCAGGTACGGCGGGACAGGACGGGGCGGGAGGGCGCCTGTGCCAGGGGCTTCTGCCCGCGCCCCTGGGAGCAGGGCGGGCTCCCAACGCCGGGCGGCCGCACACCTGGCCGGGGCGCCCCCCAGCCATCCTGTAATACAGCACAGAACCGGGGAAGGGGCTGCGCGGGGGCACGGCTGGGTCCCTCCCGGGCGCGAACGCAGAAAGCCGGGCAGGCGGCGCCCTGGGGGGTTGAGCCGCAGCCCGAGGCAGCGGGCGCTTTGCAGGACGGCGAGCGCAGCCTTGGGGCCGGGGCCGCTCGCGGGGCGCCAGGCTCAGAgaccagaggaggaaggggtcgGTCTCTGCTGGAGGGGGGGTGGCAGAACGGCCGGAGCTGCTGGAACTCCGGTGCGGGGGGCGCTCCCAGCCCCACGGCTTGAAGTGGCTCCATCATACCTAGGGTTAGCGTTTGGTTccctggctctcagcacccgcgCTAGACACGCTGTTCCAGCGCCCTGCAGGGGCCGCAGCCGGATCCCGGGATGGGAGATGAGGGCCAGGACCCGGGGAGCCAGCGCTAGGCCCCCTGCGTGTCTCTGCCCCCAGAGCCGGCAGGGGCTCCCAGGGGTCCTCGCCCCAGGTGGGCGCCAGGGCCTGCCCTCGGTGCTCGCGGCTCCCAGACAATCCCATGGACGGGAGTCCCGCTGGCGACTCCAGCTCGGCTGGGTCTTCCCCAGgcggggctgcaggaagggaccgATCCCCGCGGGCAGAGTGCGGGTCCCGCCGGGGCTGAGTCGGGCCGGGGCTCCCTGCGGGCGGGGACTCGCCCCGAGGCAGGTCTCTCTCGTCCAGCCCCTTTTCCTCGCCCCCAGGCCCCGCTCCCGCCCCAGagacagaggtgctggaactaggtcTGCTGGGGGAGCGGTTTCCATCCTGCTCAGGGTATAATGGCTCTCAGCGCCCCGTTCAACGTTGTTCCAGCGCCTCTGCCCAAAGATGCTGTAAAATGGCGAAGTTTGGCTGTCCCGGCGGGTCCCGGCTCCAGCCCGGCCCTTCCCCGCCCTCGGGCTCGCACTGCCCGAGTCCAGTTGGCCCTGGCGCACCCACAGCTCCGCCGCCTCGctctccccgccacagcagcTGCGCCAGCCGGGGCCCAGCTCGCTGTGGCCcgggcccggcccagcccgggTGTAGGGCTCCGGCCATCCCGCTCCCAGGCCAGCAGCGCCTTCCTCTGGCTCTCCGGGGTGCCCCCCGCGCAGCGCGGCCTGTCCCGGCCTGGGCCCGGGGAAAGGGGCCTCGCTCCGCTGCGGGCCGCCTCTTCTCCCCAGCAAGCCAGCCCGAGCTGGGGCGCTTCGGGGAAGCCCGACCCCGCTCCTTCGCTGGGTTTTGGGCCTCCTGGTGCCAAAATCGGCGCTGGCGGCTCGAATTGGGGCGCACCAGGGAGGCGGGAGAAAGCGGGGCAGGAAGGCGAGGGGCTCctgaccccccccagcacccctggccCACGGGGCTGGCCCTGGAGGCCGGGCCCCGCTCGTCGGGTTTGGGGTCAGAACTGGAGCGATGTTCCCCCCGGgctgcgggcgggcgggcgggcgctgGGAAGGGGCCGCTCCAGGTCAGCGGGTGCGTGTAaggcaggaagggggcagagggggcccGGCCGGGGAGCGGCAGGTGGCCtggcccctccgccccccgctcaggtggggctggggctcgcaggcGGCGCTGGCAGCGGCGGGAGTGATGTCACCTTCccccagcgcctgcaggggcttcccccctcccccgcccggccgcgcagagaagccccgatataaggggtggcacaaggcagcgcagcagccagtgcgcagAGGAGGCGgcgcagccccggctccccggcaggactcgccctctcctccccaggtagcggctgggccctggccgctcagcagcccggggctggggcttccccttcccgctgcGGCCGGGGGCGCGGCGCCCTCGTCCCGTCGAAGTGGCGCAGCTCCGGGCGCGCAACTGCCCCCGCCGCAGCCCAAAGCCGAGACCCCCCAGCGCAGCAGCCGGCGGGAGCCCGCCAAGGGCGCGTCGGGGCCGGGCGCTAGCAGGGGCGGCCGGCGGGGGGCCTGGCGCTGGGAGCCGGCCCCTCGCTGGGCCCTGGGGGCACGGGGCGCGTGGGGCCCGCGCTCCCCGCTGCCCAGCTCGGGGCTCCCCCGGGGGGCTGCGAAGCGGGCGCTGCGCGCCGGGGTGGGGGCGGCAGGTCGGACGGCGGCGCCCCGCTCCCTCCCCGGCAGCGCCCGCCGCAGCATTCCTCAGCCCTTGCGCAGCGGGCAGCGGGGCGGGGATGTTTTGCCTCCATTAGGCCGcggctgcgctgcgctgcgctgcgctgggccgggccgggccggccgCCAGCCCCTCACCGTGTGTCTCTTGCAGGTGGCGGGGGCAGCCCCGCGCTCGAGGCCATGGAGGTGCCGAGCCACTCGAggcagctgctcctgcagctcaACACGCAGCGGGCCAAGGGCTTCCTGTGCGACGTGATCATCGTGGTGCAGAACGCGCTGTTCCGCGCGCACAAGAACATCCTGGCGGCCAGCAGCGTCTACCTGAAGTCGCTGGTGGTGCACGACAACCTGCTCAACCTGGACCACGAGATGGTGAGCCCCGGCGTCTTCCGCCTGGTGCTGGACTTCATCTACACCGGCCGGCTGGGCGAGTGCGAGCCGGGCGAGCCGGGCCTGGGGGCCGTGCTGGCGGCCGCTAGCTACCTGCAGGTGCCGGCCCTGGTGGCTCTGTGCAAGAAGAAGCTGAAGCGGTCTGGCAAGTACTGTCACCTGCGAGGCAGCTACAGCCCCTACAGCAAGGTGGCCAGGGGCCTGCGGGCCGCCCCTGTCATCCAGGCCTGCTACGCGGGTGCCCCCCGGCCTGTGGACGTGCAGCCTGGCGAGCCCCTCAACCCGCTCAGCACCCAGTGTGGGGAGCTCTATGCCTCCACCGCCCAGGGCCCCACCCTGCACCAGCCGGGCCTGTGCCCACCCGAGAGGCACTGCTCTCCGCCCTGCGGCCTGGACCTCTCCAAAAAGAGCCCCAGCAGCccttcctcccagctgctgcccacaGACAGACTCCACCCCGGGGACAGCAGGGAGCCCTTGCTGGCCCCCGGGCACGACAGCCCGCCGGGCAGCGCTTCTCTGCTGGCCAGCCACGGCTCCGCCTACAAAGACCCCCCCCAGGTGGGCGAAGGCGTGATCCACCCCGCAGAGCGCTTCCGTGGCAGCCCGCCCTGTGTCGAGCCCCCTGCCCGGGCCGAGGGCCACGACTTCCTGTACCGCTGGATGAAGCACGAGCGAATGGGCAGCTACCTGGAGGAGTGCGAGGCGGAGAAGGAGCCTGAGCGGGAGGAGAAGGCCGAGTCGCCCCTGCAGTCCCGCTACCCCAGCATCGAGAGCAACGAGCTGGAGAACGACAACAGCACCAGCGAGGACACGGGCAGCAGCGAGGGCCCATCTCCCGGGGGCACCCTGGGCCCCTACTGCAACCACCTGGCCTACGAGCCCGAGAGCCTGGGGGACAACCTGTACGTGTGCATCCCCTGCGGCAAGGGCTTCCCCAGCTCGGAGCAGCTCAACGCCCACGTGGAGGCCCACACCGAGGAGGAGCTGTACCACAAGGCAGCCGCGGAGCAGGCCGGCCCCTTCCTGGACAAGGGCGGCCAGAGCCTGGGCGACATCATCCGGCCCTACCGCTGCTCCTCCTGCGACAAGGCCTACAAGGACCCGGCCACGCTGCGGCAGCACGAGAAGACGCACTGGCTCACGCGGCCCTACCCCTGCACCATCTGCGGCAAGAAGTTCACGCAGCGCGGCACCATGACCCGGCACATGCGCAGCCACCTGGGCCTCAAGCCCTTCGCCTGCGACGCCTGCGGCATGCGCTTCACCCGGCAGTACCGGCTCACCGAGCACGCGCGCATCCACTCGGGCGAGAAGCCCTACGAGTGCCAGGTCTGCGGCGGCAAGTTCGCCCAGCAGCGCAACCTCATCAGCCACATGAAGATGCACGCGGCCGGGCCCGACGGCAAGTCCAAGCTGGACTTCCCTGAGAGCGTCTTCGCCATGGCCCGGCTCACGGCCGACCAGCTGGGCCTCAAGCAGGAGAAGGCGGCGGAGCTGCTCTCGCACACCTCGCACTTCCTCAGCGACCCCAAGGGCCTGGAGAGCCTGTACCCACTGGCCCGATTCACAGCCGAGCACCTGGGGCTGAGCCAGGAGAAGGCGGCCGAGATGCTGGGTCCAGGCCCCCTGCTGCACAGCGACCGGACCATAGAGCGCTATTCGCCCACCTAATGGGGCGGCCCAAGACCCACGGCAGCTAGAGCCAAAGAGGCCATGTGGCCACAGAGTCTCCCAGAGCCCGTGGTTCCCTCCCCAGATGGACTCTCAGTAGCGTTTGGGGAGTGGGAACTTTTCCCTGAAAATGTGCAGTGATGGAGATCTTCTGCCTCGCCCCGCCTCATGGGGACAGACCAGACCCACCAAAGAGCGGGGGGAGGCAAAGCCTCACGCAGAGGGTCCCCCAGAGTGGCACTGGGGGGAACATGCTGCAGGGTTGGGGCTGTGTTTACAGCTGGGCAATGGCTTGGTGCAAAGAGTGGGGTGGGATAGTGATCAACCCTACTTACTGGCCCACAACATCCATCCCTTCCTGCGTCCTGTGGTAGCCGCTCCCTGGAGggctgccaggagcagtgcccaGATACGACGCAGCCGGTACCGTGCCCCTGCCTTACCTGGACAGCCACCAAGTGCCCAGCAGCGCCTGGTGCCTCCCTGCACAAGGACTTTTCCATTAAGGAAAATGTGAACCTGCCTCCTACCTCAGGAGCCAGTCGCTTCGCCCGCTGGGACGGGGCCATGGctgtccccccacaccctccttgTTGCAGACGGGCCCAGTACGAGCACAATAACCCAGCTCTGTGCCCACTGCATAAATCTTCCTGGCCTGCGCCTGCCCCCAGTCCTAGGGTGCCTCTGCTCAGGTCCTCTTGGAGCCCAGCTTCCCAGTGGGGCCAGGCCCGGAGGAGTCAGGGGCTCTGTGAGGGACACAGACATTTGCTGCAGCTCCGCTTTGTGCCTCAGTGAACAGTGGCTTCCGCAGCTGCCTTCAGCTGGGACCCCCCAGCTTTGCTCACCAGCCTGAACTCTGGCTCGAGATGCAAAGGCACACGGGCCCCTCAATCATCCAGGGCTGGCCCACTGGGCAGGGTCAGTGCCTGCTGCAGGGAAGGGAGCCTGTCTGGGGGCGGGGTTCAGGAAAGGATCTTACCCAGAGTGGCCTTGTCCCAGCAGCTGGGCGCTGCCCTCCTTGTGGAGCAGTGGCATTTCAGCGGGAGCTGCCCATGAGTGCAGCTTTGTCCAGGGGCCAGATCCCTGCTGGGTGGAATGGGAGCAGCCGAAGGGTTTGATCTTCCAAGGCCTCCGCAGGCATCTCTACGCTCTGGCCCCGCAAaccctgcccagagcctgggcCTGGCATGTGCCTCTTGCTGCAGAGCCCTGGTGGCTGGGGCAGCTCTTCTCCCAGCTCTGACTGCAgcggggcctggctgggggatggggtgggagaatgacccacctcccctgcccacctctgAGCCCTCCTAGCCCAAAGCTCTTgctgctgggcctggctcccaaAGACCCTCCTGGGCCCCAACTAGCTGAGCAGAAACCAAAGCAACCACCGGAGGAGGAGACCCAGTCCCTGCACCCTCGCTGTACTCAGGGATGTCCCAGTGTCCTGCCTGACCCTGGCCAGGCCCAGCTGCCAAGGAGGAGAATTCCTGCCCTGGGCGATTCCAGagtcccccccccttccccgggcGCATGGATCTGGGGGCCAGCTGTCCATAGACTGAGCCCCTGGGATgcatccctccccacaccccccagtCTCTACTCTCTGGGATCACAGGTGGGAACCATGATGCTAGGAGTGTGAATGCTGCTGTTTCTCTGGGGGTCTCTGCTGGGAGGTGGGCTGGAAGCATGAGGCCATGGGAGTAGTTTGTTAAAACCCtgcttgggctttcccaggggtgggctcctctcctcccttactaggctgcagggggagagctgccccctcccagggctggtgcCCAGACCATGCAGGCAGGGGAGTGATGCCAggctgtcagtgtggggcagggggccaggctgCTCTCCCCTTGCTGTGCTCCTTGTACCAAAGGGCTGTGTCCCTGGGAAGACGCCCCAACTCATCCCCCAGCAGCTCTGGTGGGAGGCccccctctcctctgctccctggaggctcagtcctggaccaggagcTTGTGACGAAGACAAAATGGCTCAGTCTCCTGCCTTGCTGGGcacccctgggcagcagggctccgccATGCCCAGgccagggtggggctgagagctTTATGCCGAAGCCCATGGTGGGCAGTGCAGGGGCCAATGacacggggtgggagggggagcggTTAGGTCTCTGCCCTGCTGGCCAGTGGAGACAGGTGTTGCAGGGCTGCATGCAGgcgcctccccccggcccccatgATAGCACCCTGAGCTTGaccctcgggccgggccagctgCACTGAGGAGGCAGATCCTCCCCGCACTCCTGGGTTAATGGGGCACAAGATCCAGGTGCTGCCAAGCCCGGAGCCCTGCCTGGGGCCTTCCTTGCTCTGTCCAGGCAGAGCCACCAAAGCCGTAGGGGCTGGGGAGAGCCCTGCCGTGAGTGACCCAGGCCTGGGTCCCATCCCACTCCCGGGTCCCATCCCATTCCCGTCTGGCCTGCAGGATAATGTGAAGCTCTTTTCCCTGCCTTTGTCTTTTCTCCTTTGCACACGAGGCCGAGGGGGCCGCCCCACAGTGACTGCTCCTGGCCTCCAACCAACTGTGCCTTtagcctgactggctgctcctccaAGGGGGCTTGGGTGCAAATGCTCCCAGTGCCAAATGTCCGTGCCCCCAGCTCAGGGGCCTCTGGCTGGCAGTGACTCAGGGCACCGACCCTGCCTCCCCTTTCCAGCTGCGGAGGAACTTGGGCACCAAACGGGCTCCCCAGGCAACTACGGGCTTGGCTAGGGCCAGGAATCCCAGGCCAGAGCCTGACACGGGCTGCCCTTAGCCTTGCAGCCATCAGGGACAACGCTGCAGAAGCTGCGACCAAAACGCAGGGGGAGGGAGCGTATCCAGTGCGTGGATCCAggtctccctgccccctcccggtTTGTATATTCTTCTGATTTGTACACGGGCATTTTGTCCCGTCCTTTTCTATACTCAAAACCAAATGAGCAATAAAGTGACATTAAACCTGAGGTCCCAGCTCCTTCTTTTGGTCTGGATGggcccagcctctgccctggcAAACTCCGCTCCTTAGGGTCAGACATGGGAGTGGGCAGTCAGGTACTAGCCCAGCTTGGGGAGGGCAGAGGATGATGAGGGATGTGGCTCCAAAGCCCAGCTCTGGGGCTAGTGGCTTCTTTAAGGTGTGCGGCCTGGGGGAGAGGCTGTAATGCAGTTTTCCCCCTGACTCCAGGCACATCCTGGGGCACCAGCGAGGGTCCCTTGGGGCAGAGGTGCTGCTGGAAAGGGCAGCCCTCGGAGGCGAAGCCAGGGCTGTGGTGGTGTTTCTGCTGCAGTCCAGCACTGGGTCTGGGGGAGACAGGCTCCCCCCGCAGGGAGAACAGCTCAGGGGGGGGATGATAGGCTCCCCCCCGGGGAAAACCAGTACTGGCAGGGGTGACAGACTCCCCCAGCAGGGAGAACAAGGTCAGTGAGGGGTGATAATGGACAATTCACCACTGTGGAGCCGCTGTGGTGCAAGCGGAAATTCTGGACTGGCCGCAGGGCGCCGGGGCAGATGCTCTGCCCAGGGCTGTGCAGGAGGGCAGGCTGGCTGGGCACCATGGGCCCTTGCTgacctctttgaagtcaatggcaaaactccttctGGGTCTCTAGGGAGCCTTCTGCCCTGGTTGGGAAAGGGGGGCCAGGTTCCATTCCGCCCCCAAACTCGGCAGCCTttcccggggctggagctgctgccggGCCCAGCTCGGGCTGCAGGCCCATGAGTCCCAATTCCCACCTCcgctgggaacagaacagacaGAGGCAGCCCAGAGGAGCATTTGGTAGGAAAAACTTATTAAGAAAACATCTTAACAAAGCAACACAACTCATGGCCATCACCCCTGAGGCCTGGCCAGGCCCCGTGGGCACCAGGTGAAGCAAAGGACAAGAGAGTCACAGGGGAGCCAAAGGGCAGGGATGGAGCAAAGCCAGCACCCGGccagagggagcagccagcagccctgGGGGAAGCAGGAGCTCCCTCCGAACTGTCATTAGCGTGTCCTTGCATCAGGCTGCTCATTCACATGCCCACGGTGGATCATGCTGCCAGCACTCAACCCAGTCATGTCCCAGAGCAGTTCCTGCAGCCCGGGGCCACATCTCTGAGAAGCAGCAGTGGGTGCCAGCAGTGACCAGGGGAGATGATGGGGGCAAGTCCTTCCATcaatggggtgcaggggagggcacGGCGTGTCCGGGCTGGAGCTGACTGTCCCTTTCACTGAAAAGCTTTCCCGGGCTGTCGGCTGGCCAGTTCTCTCCTGACGCTGGCTCAGCAGGGGCTGTTCAATGGCAGAGTTCAGCAGGTCGTCAGAACAAACGTTTCCAATACAGCCCGGTTTGGGGAAAAGCAAATGGGCAAACGTCGCTTAGAGCGAAGCCCAGCCCGCCCAGCTCCTTGCACAGATCACACCAGCAGCATCCGCAGGCGGCTCCTTGGCTGGGTACGGTGAGTCCTAAGGTCCTGGGCTGGGTGTCCAGAAGCAGACAGCAGTGGCTCCAGCTTGAGTTCCTTTAGCACCATGCGCTGGCCTGGAGACCTCCCCAGCAGCTGAAGCGGGACGGTACCGGCCTTACTGCTCTGCGTGCCACAGACCTGCTCCGCAGCCCCACCTCGGTCCACGGGCTCGTCACCCAGCCAGGTGCCCAGGTGCCTCCTTCCGTCGCCTCGGCGAGAGCTGTGACAGGACGTCAGGGTCTGTAGTGAGACTGTGAGGCCCTTTGCAAAGCACCTGGCTAGCACTGGTTGGTGAGCACGCAGGACTCAGGCTGCCCCAGCATCTGTAAtctgcacagcagggctgggggctcagccctgagccccacctctGTGCCATACCAAGGTCCCAGATgaggcagcccctggggaaggggtggatgaGCTGCTGGTGGCGAGagaacaccccccctcccccccccggtctGCCAGTGAAGCAgctgcctccctctctcctgaGAGAGGCCTGAGAGAgcactgtccccctcccccccaggctgaGCAGCCAGGAGCAGCCTCACTGGCAAAAACCAACAGCTGGCTTcggtcctgctgcctccctctccagccTCCATCCACTCCTCCCACAGGGCCCTTCGCACCCTGGGCTCCTGCAGAGATGCTGGCCCTGTGTGGGGAAGGCCTGGGAGTACAGCTAAGTCCCTAGAGAGGGCAACATTGCACCTTCCTTAAGGTGCTGGGTACCTGCCTGGCCACAGAGCTCCAGAGGCTGTTCTGCAGAGGCCTGGCCTAGCTGCGGGAGCTTGGAGGTGActacagctccctcagcctctgcccCCTGGGCTGCCCCACTAGGGCTCGGTCTCAGACTAGGAGGGCTGGCTCCATGGAGGAGACAGAGCTCAGCCACAGCTGCGTGGGCCTCTCTGGTCTGCACTTGCCCAGCAGCACCAGAAACCGGCACCAGTGCCGGGTACTGTGGGACCCTTTCCACTCTGGAGAGCATGCTGTCTGACAAGGCTCAATGAGGCAGATGACAGGGCAATGGGGTCAGCTCAAGGGCTCCCCTCCATGCTGAAGGGGCAATTAGGCCGCGCAAAGCTGCTCAAGCAGCAACCATTGGCAGTTCAGTGTCAGGGTCTTAACTGTTGCCCAGCCCAGCTGCTTCTGCCCTCTGGCCACAGGAATAATTCACCTTCTCCTGGGTCCCTCTGGCCCCGTATGACAGCCCCTGGGAAAGTGAGCACTCGAGAGCTCCCTCAGGACCCCAAAGCATGGCCTGTTGTGATCTCAGGGTGACTCAATGGAGAGTTTTATTGTAACGTCAAAGCCTTAAGAGCAGGTTACAAGCATGACAAGAGGCAGGGAGTGTGTGGGGCAGGATCTAAGGGTGTGTATCTGGTatgggggagcagagcagggggctcaggaggtATATGAGGCAGagggtgtgtggggcagggggcagagcaaggggctCAGGAGGTATATGGGGCAGagggtgtgtggggcaggggcagagcaaggggctCAGGAGGTATATGGGGCAGAGggtgtgtggggcaggaggcagagcaAGGGGCTCAGGAGGTATATGGGGCAGAGggtgtgtggggcaggaggcagagcaAGGGGCTCAGGAGGTATATGGGGCAGagggtgtgtggggcagggggcagagcaaggggctcaggaggtgtgtggggcagagcagggggctcaggagtaGATGGGGCAGAGGGACAGAAGCAAGCATGGAACAATGCTGCCTGGGTATTTAATGCTTTTCCTTCGCGTGAAAGTAGCGCTGGAACCTGAGCAATAGGCCACCCCAAAGCTTGAGGTGATGTTCTCAGAGCAGAACCTGCTGCTCCCGCTGGAGAGGGGACCAGAGCATCTTCAGAAGGGGAAAAGGAGCCAATATACATTACATCCAGCCAGGCTCCGCTGTTGGGAAGTGACGAGGCTGATGTgctggcccagctgcagcagtgGTCAAATCAGGGGCACTAACACGAGCTGCCACAGAAGTGGACAGATGAAGGAATCGAGACAGGCGGAGAGGAACAGCCAAGGTGTGAGCGAAATGGCCAGAGAGAGCAGGACAGACCCTGACCTCCACATTCACAGTGCCTCAGGGGGCgcagccagggctccagcaggaaCACAAGCCCCTCTGGAAACCGCTAGCAGGAATTGCCACAATGCCAGGTCCCTCCCCCTTTCCGTAGCCAGTTAACAGACAGGAGGTTCCCATTCCCCAGGCTCTCTGGCCCATTCAGAGCACAAGTCCAAGGAGAACACTGACCTCCAACGGGAGCTCTCTCCAATCAAGGACGCTGACGAGCAAGAGGCTGAGACTGGCAATGGGGCTAGCCCAAAGTTTCCCCCAGGGACCAGTGCCCTCCTGCTCTGCCGCCCCGCTCTTCCCAAAGACCATGGCAACCCGCAGAGTCCTAGCCTCCACAGCAGTGACCTTCCCTTTGCAGCACGGCCATTCGCGGGTGGGTTTGAAGACGTGGAGTTTATTGTTCATTGATGGGTCGGGAGGCAGTGGTGGTGGTGCAGGGCTGCCTCAAAAGCCATTCTCCCACCAGCAACACGCTGCGTCACTCACGCGGGGACATCTCCTCCTCAGTCACACCTGCTCAGCCCTCCTGGGCCCACTTCAGGAAGGTGGGAATGTCTCGCACGGGCACGTTCCGGGTCAGTGCCTTGACACGCAGGTTCCGATCATCTGTGAGCAGCACCACCTCTCTGAGCAGACGGATCGGATCATCTGAAACAATCAGCAGAGAGGACGTGTGCTTAGGGCAGCtcctgtccggaggggggagatAACCAGGCCCTGCCAGCCACCTGAACTCTGTTGTCAGCAGATGTGGGCCGTGTAGCCACCCGGTTCTGCTCCACCTAATGCTGCCctcagctcctcccacagctgccctGGCCTGTTCTTTACTTCTTTCTGCTCGGGCTGCTTCTCCCACTCAACTTGGTTCCTTCCTTCATGCTGCCCCTATGCCTGGCCCAACCTCCCCTTCCTTAAGCCCTGCCAGCTGCAGACACATGCTCTGCCCTGGGCACAGTCCCAGTGGTGCTCTTTGGTATTTGGGGAGCATATTCTACCTGGGGTATGAAGCATTATGTACTGAAGGCAAACAGCAAGGTGTCCCCATGCCTTGCAGGTGCCCTGGACAGGGCATGACCCTTCCTGACACCTGTGGGGTGTGGTTCAGCTGTCCAGCTCATGAGCAGATCATTTCTGATGGAGCCTCATGACTTCTGCATACTGACCCCTGAAGCCAATCAGAGACAGCCCTAGGGCAAGGCACAGAAGGCATGCTGGTCCCTATCCCAGATTAGATCTGACCCCTGTATGTATCCCCCCAGCATGCACATCCGTCCCACACACACCCTGGAgagggccctgctctgccccaggctggggttgtGTGTAAAGCAGAAAGCACAGAGCAGGCAGGAATACGGCCTTTGATGTACGTTCCAGCAGGACGCTGGTGGTCGTTGTAAGGTCTTTAAAACCAAACTTTATTCTGAGAGCCATTTTGCCTTTGAAGAGCCACAAGCATTAGGGCTTTGCTGGGTTAGACAGAAAGAGCTGAGCCCTGAGAAATAACTGAAATGGTCTCGCCCACCAGACAGATGAACTGCCCTGCACACATCATGCTGGACTGGGGCTGTGGGAGCTCTGCTTACATGACCGTGGAGCAGGGGAAGTGAACAGGGTGCATGTGAGCAGCTGGATCCTGTGACCAGAGCACCACTCCTATGAGCACCGGAAACACAGTACCTCCAAACCAGggcttggaggggaaaaaaaagagtccATGGAAGCCCACCATGGGCCCAGGATCTGCTGCACTGGGAGGGGCAGGCCCAAGGGAGGGTGTCTAGGGACCTGCTGTGTTGTAAGGGGTGGGCCCATGGGAGGGTTCCTGGGACCTGATGAGTTGGTGAGGGGGCAGACTCATAGGAGGGTGTCCTGGGACCTGATGCATtcggggggtgtgggggaagaggctCATAGGAGGGTGTCCCGGGACCTGATgcgttgggggagggagggccccAGGGATCCGTTGGCAGCAGGATCAGGAGGTTTTGTACGGACACTGAGAAATGTGTA
The Eretmochelys imbricata isolate rEreImb1 chromosome 17, rEreImb1.hap1, whole genome shotgun sequence DNA segment above includes these coding regions:
- the LOC144276535 gene encoding hypermethylated in cancer 1 protein-like, which produces MRVRRDLGWLAEATEPPGGGGSPALEAMEVPSHSRQLLLQLNTQRAKGFLCDVIIVVQNALFRAHKNILAASSVYLKSLVVHDNLLNLDHEMVSPGVFRLVLDFIYTGRLGECEPGEPGLGAVLAAASYLQVPALVALCKKKLKRSGKYCHLRGSYSPYSKVARGLRAAPVIQACYAGAPRPVDVQPGEPLNPLSTQCGELYASTAQGPTLHQPGLCPPERHCSPPCGLDLSKKSPSSPSSQLLPTDRLHPGDSREPLLAPGHDSPPGSASLLASHGSAYKDPPQVGEGVIHPAERFRGSPPCVEPPARAEGHDFLYRWMKHERMGSYLEECEAEKEPEREEKAESPLQSRYPSIESNELENDNSTSEDTGSSEGPSPGGTLGPYCNHLAYEPESLGDNLYVCIPCGKGFPSSEQLNAHVEAHTEEELYHKAAAEQAGPFLDKGGQSLGDIIRPYRCSSCDKAYKDPATLRQHEKTHWLTRPYPCTICGKKFTQRGTMTRHMRSHLGLKPFACDACGMRFTRQYRLTEHARIHSGEKPYECQVCGGKFAQQRNLISHMKMHAAGPDGKSKLDFPESVFAMARLTADQLGLKQEKAAELLSHTSHFLSDPKGLESLYPLARFTAEHLGLSQEKAAEMLGPGPLLHSDRTIERYSPT